The following proteins are encoded in a genomic region of Gossypium hirsutum isolate 1008001.06 chromosome D05, Gossypium_hirsutum_v2.1, whole genome shotgun sequence:
- the LOC107904999 gene encoding prolyl-tRNA synthetase associated domain-containing protein 1 has translation MAYSKDQLLARLKELQIEFSQYEHPVVLTVEAQAKYVGNLGGALSKNLFLKDKKHRYYVVSALADTKVDLKVLSQRLGLGKGGLRMAAEEALVEILKVPLGCVAPFAVVNESARHVSLLLDQGFKAQEYCFFHPLSNDMSISLNAHCLDKFLKSIGRDPSYVDLEANPPVGKDQPPDLAAFVPSDAPILSDLPVKAPTQDSTGKHVSAASNSAAVAAKAIKPSGNAQNVKEKPVNTVQPSIPAADAGNFVEELLDRASALLLSEISEDSIKQHSGQLGAEVANNIKKCLREDLKNLATIFKNTAYTEGFYAGTRYQPKRL, from the exons ATGGCTTACTCCAAGGACCAGCTGCTTGCTCGTTTAAAG GAGCTTCAAATAGAATTTTCCCAGTATGAACATCCCGTTGTTTTGACAGTTGAAGCTCAG GCAAAATATGTTGGGAATTTGGGAGGTGCATTGAGCAAAAATTTGTTCTTGAAG GACAAGAAACATAGGTACTATGTTGTCTCTGCTCTTGCAGATACAAAAGTAGATTTGAAAG TTTTATCTCAGAGGCTTGGTTTAGGGAAAGGTGGTCTAAGAATGGCTGCAGAAGAGGCACTGGTTGAGATACTTAAG GTTCCACTTGGATGTGTTGCTCCATTTGCCGTGGTAAATGAATCTGCAAG ACATGTCTCACTATTGTTGGATCAAGGATTCAAAGCTCAAGAGTATTGCTTTTTCCACCCACTTTCCAATGACATGTCAATCT CTCTTAACGCCCACTGTCTGGACAAGTTTCTTAAATCGATTGGGAGAGACCCATCATACGTTGACCTGGAG GCTAACCCTCCTGTAGGGAAAGACCAACCTCCCGATCTAGCTGCTTTTGTTCCATCAGATGCCCCAATTCTGTCAGATCTTCCAGTAAAAGCACCTACACAAGATTCTACCGGAAAACATGTTAGTGCTGCTAGTAATTCTGCAGCAGTTGCAG ccaaagctattaaGCCATCTGGTAATGCGCAAAATGTTAAGGAGAAGCCAGTCAATACTGTGCAGCCTTCAATTCCTGCTGCGGATGCTGGGAATTTTGTGGAAGAGCTCCTGGACAGAGCATCTGCATTACTGCTTTCAGAA ATTTCGGAGGATTCGATTAAGCAACACAGTGGGCAGCTTGGAGCTGAGGtagcaaataatataaaaaaatgtctTAGAGAAGACCTAAAGAACCTTGCT ACAATATTCAAGAACACAGCATATACTGAAGGGTTTTATGCAGGTACTCGCTATCAACCTAAGCGTCTTTGA
- the LOC107905001 gene encoding ethylene-responsive transcription factor ERF014, with translation MVKTDLQKIQVQPQPSKQMKALTSPTPPPPSSSACKKKKYKGVRMRSWGSWVSEIRAPNQKTRIWLGSYSTPEAAARAYDAALLCLKGSSANLNFPITSSHYIPDPDTLLSPKSIQRVAAAAANSFVVGHGVSSAATPPISPPPPSTSSSSPASSPSMSSSPSDHQVVDVDDDAYVSLIQSLAANDEPISLMEPWYSSFDSCLQYSPKHIDQMFNVSSLNPPSMIHDFYDEGDDIRLWSFC, from the coding sequence ATGGTGAAGACTGATCTGCAGAAGATTCAAGTTCAACCACAACCATCAAAGCAAATGAAGGCATTAACATCACccacaccaccaccaccatccTCATCAGCATGCAAAAAGAAGAAATATAAGGGTGTAAGAATGAGGAGCTGGGGTTCTTGGGTGTCAGAGATTAGGGCTCCAAATCAAAAAACAAGAATCTGGTTAGGGTCTTATTCTACACCAGAAGCTGCTGCAAGAGCCTATGATGCTGCACTTCTTTGCCTCAAAGGTTCCTCAGCTAATCTCAACTTCCCAATCACATCCTCACATTACATCCCTGACCCTGACACCCTTTTGTCTCCCAAGTCAATACAAAGAGTGGCTGCTGCAGCTGCTAATAGTTTTGTCGTCGGTCATGGCGTCTCCAGTGCCGCCACCCCACCGATATCCCCACCACCTCCCTCCACATCCTCCTCTTCACCAGCTTCTTCCCCATCAATGTCCTCCTCACCATCTGATCATCAAGTAGttgatgttgatgatgatgcttatGTGTCACTCATACAATCTCTTGCTGCAAACGACGAGCCTATTTCTCTGATGGAACCATGGTACTCCTCCTTTGACAGCTGCCTGCAATATTCTCCCAAGCATATTGATCAGATGTTCAATGTATCCTCACTTAATCCACCCTCAATGATCCATGATTTCTATGATGAAGGTGATGATATCCGCCTATGGAGTTTTTGCTaa